DNA sequence from the Leptospirillum ferrooxidans C2-3 genome:
GCTCCAGGGAACACGACTTCGCGATCAATCTTCCCACCGATTTCATCTCTCCGACGATCGATGGAAGAGTCACCCATTTCTACGAGTGGACCGGTGCCGGAAGTTTTGACCCCCAAAAAACCCAGGGGTCAATGTTCTTGTCCGGAGCGCCAATCCGGAAAATTTTCTATGGCTTCGACCAGATCAATTTTTATCTCCGGGTCGAGTTCGACCCGGAGATCCTCTCCGGAAACATCGACCAGATGGCTCTCGTCGTCAGGATCCACAACAATGTCGAGTTCGAATGGAAACTCCCCCTTCTGGCCTCTCCCCTTGATGTACCAGCAAGGGTCGGACAGTCCGCTCCCATGCTCTGGGCCTGCCAGAAAATGGGAGAAGGTGCCTTGAGCCTTGCCGCGGCCAAATTCAGCCCCGGAGAGAGACTGCACCTCATTTGCGAATTATGGGACGGGGAGCGGCTCCTGGACCAGTGCCCCCGTGGCCGCTCCGTCCCCATTCATGTTCCCGATGACCAGTTCGATCAATCCATATGGAGAGTCTGATGACGGAGTCAAACGATTCCCGAACCACACAATCAATCCTTTCCAAAGATACCCGGACAACCGTGGTGATGGTCCTCCATCACCATCAGCCCGCGGGAAACTTCGATCATGTCTTTGGAGAGTCCCAGCAAAATTGCTACAGGCCGCTTCTGGAGCTTCTGGAGCACTTTCCCGACATCCATGTCTCCTACCACCTGACTGGCCCCCTGATCGAGTGGATCGAGAAGCATGATCCCGACTACATCTCCCTTTTGGGACGTCTTGTCGCCAGGGGACAGATCGAAATCGTTGGCGGGGGATTTTACGAACCGATCCTGGCTCTGCTCCCCACCCAATCGGTCAGGGACCAGAGCCGTCTCATGGAAGACTGGATCGTCCGTCTTTTTAACCGATTTGATGGTGGATTCTGGCTGGCCGAAAGAGTCTGGGAGACAGACCTTCCCCTGAGACTTTCGGGTTGCCACATGACACACACCACCGTTGACGACCATCACTTTCATCTGGCCGGATTCAGGGACGAGGAGCTTCACGGGTATTACCGCACTTCCTGCGCAGGGGAGGGTCTGGACATTTTCCCCATCTCCGCACATCTTCGCTACCTCATTCCTTTTCAAAGCGTCGAACAGTCGCTCACCTTCCTCGACAGGACGGCAAAAGGAAAGGTCCTGACCTATGCCGATGACGCTGAAAAATTCGGCGTCTGGCCGGAAACGTATCACTGGGTCTGGACAGAAGGATATCTTCGGCGTCTTTTTGAAGCCTTTTCCAGGGAGTCTTCCTGGTTGAGGATTGCCAGCATGAAGGAAATAAGGGCGGAACGGGGGGCGACAGGTGTTGCCATCCTTCCCAATGCGTCCTATCCCGAAATGATGGAATGGGCAATGTCACCCCAACATGCCGCCGCTCTTCATAAACTTCTGGACACCCTCGCCGGGTATGGACTGAAAGAGGCCGCAATGCCCTTCGTGCGGGGAGGGATCTTCGAACAGTTCCTGACAAAATACCCCGACTCAAGAAGGCTCTACCACAGGATGCTCCTGGCCGAACAGCTTTTTTCAAGCCGGGTGGCAAAAGACGATCCCGACAGGGACAGGGTGGGACACCCCCTCTGGGTTTCCCAGGGGAATGACGTATACTGGCATGGACTGTTCGGAGGGCTTTACCTTTCAAACCTTCGCCACACGGCCTTCAACGGGATCATCTCCATGGAAAACCTTCTCGAAGAAAAAGGTCTCCTTCGCTCGGGAGAGTCTTTGGTCGGAGACTTTGACCAGGACGGCTCCCCCGACCGCGTCTACTACCAGAAGGGCTACGTCGCCTGGCTCTCCCCGGCCGGGGGAGGATGTCTTCAGGAAATAGACGATCGCCGGCACGGATTCCACCTGACCAACACCCTGACAAGGCAGGTGGAGATCTATCATCTCAATTCCTCCTCCGGACTCGGCAACCATCCGGAAGACGGCGGCTCTCCGGCCGTCCTCTCCATCCACGACCGGATGCCCACCCCCCCGGCTGAAGGGGAAATCTCTTTCGATCCCCGACCAAGACGGCCTTTTTCCGAGTTTTTGTGCCATAAGGATGCCGCTCCCGATGTCCTTTCAGGACAGTCTGGAACGAATCCCATGATCCTGGACCTTGGAAAAACGAACTGGACCGTCAAGGAATGGGACCAATGGAAAGCCTGCCTTGAGGCACAAGTCCAAACGGGTGACAGATCCATGACCCTGAGCAAGGAATACCGGTTTTCCCCATTGGAGTTCACGGTCGATTACCGCCTGACGGACGGAGCCCTTTCGGAAGATCATCTTCTGGCGGTCGAATTTCCGGTGACGCTTCTTGTCGGTTCCGGTGAGGGAAGAGACCTCTGGGTCCGGACCGAAACCGGAGAAGAACCTGTTGCCCCGGCCGCATTCGGGGAATGGGGAGACCAGATGTCTCAGGGATTTCGGGGAAGGGACGGCTGGTCAAAAGCCGCATTCTCTGTCACATTTTCCACACCTCTCCGGCTTGTCCGATTTCCTATCGAAACGGTTTCACTGTCGGAGAAGGGACTTGAGCGGGTCTATCAGGGGACGCTTTTTCTCATGATGATCTCTCCGGCTGATATCCAGCGCCCCGAAGGATTTCGTATTTCCGTCTCTTTCGAGGACATCGAGTAGATCCAAAAAAGCCATTTCGGCCGGACGTCCTGCCGTTTACGGGACAGACAAAGAAAACGCTTGATCAGGGGGGAACCGATACAATGCCCGAGCTCAGAAAAGATCCGATTATCGGACGATGGGTCATCATCGCGACATCAAG
Encoded proteins:
- a CDS encoding alpha-amylase/4-alpha-glucanotransferase domain-containing protein, which encodes MTESNDSRTTQSILSKDTRTTVVMVLHHHQPAGNFDHVFGESQQNCYRPLLELLEHFPDIHVSYHLTGPLIEWIEKHDPDYISLLGRLVARGQIEIVGGGFYEPILALLPTQSVRDQSRLMEDWIVRLFNRFDGGFWLAERVWETDLPLRLSGCHMTHTTVDDHHFHLAGFRDEELHGYYRTSCAGEGLDIFPISAHLRYLIPFQSVEQSLTFLDRTAKGKVLTYADDAEKFGVWPETYHWVWTEGYLRRLFEAFSRESSWLRIASMKEIRAERGATGVAILPNASYPEMMEWAMSPQHAAALHKLLDTLAGYGLKEAAMPFVRGGIFEQFLTKYPDSRRLYHRMLLAEQLFSSRVAKDDPDRDRVGHPLWVSQGNDVYWHGLFGGLYLSNLRHTAFNGIISMENLLEEKGLLRSGESLVGDFDQDGSPDRVYYQKGYVAWLSPAGGGCLQEIDDRRHGFHLTNTLTRQVEIYHLNSSSGLGNHPEDGGSPAVLSIHDRMPTPPAEGEISFDPRPRRPFSEFLCHKDAAPDVLSGQSGTNPMILDLGKTNWTVKEWDQWKACLEAQVQTGDRSMTLSKEYRFSPLEFTVDYRLTDGALSEDHLLAVEFPVTLLVGSGEGRDLWVRTETGEEPVAPAAFGEWGDQMSQGFRGRDGWSKAAFSVTFSTPLRLVRFPIETVSLSEKGLERVYQGTLFLMMISPADIQRPEGFRISVSFEDIE